TCTACTACCGGGACACTCTGCGCTTGGCCGACTATCTCCGCAAGAAGGGCGCCCGCACGATGATGTGGGGCGATATCCTTTCAAAAAACGGGTTTCGCGAGCGGCTGGGAGAGCTGCCGAAAGATATCATCATCGCGGACTGGCGCTACGGGGATCTGAAGGAGTATCCCACTGTAGACCTGTTCCGGCAGGCCAACTTCGATGTCGTGGGGTGCACCTGGTACCTCCCGGGCAACATCTACCACTTCAGCATTTACGCTCACGAGCGCGGCGCTATGGGGATGATGCAGACCACCTGGACCGGCTGGAACACCGCGGACCGGGTAATGAAGCAGTGGCCTGAGCAGATGTTCCAGTACGTGTTGGGGGCCGAATGGGCCTGGTCACCCGGCAGGCCGCCGCTCGATGCTATGTCCTACGAAGCCGAGCAAGTCTTCTTGCAGAGGTGGTTCCCCGATGGTTCCCATCCGGATATGCCGCGTTTGGCCGAGGGCGAGATGTTCGCGGTGCAGCTGGGGTCATACGCAAACGTTTCTCTGCGTGACCTGCCGAACAAACCGGGTTGGATTGGGGCAGGACCTGGAGAGGACTTCTCCGCCCTCCGGGCTGGGGACCGACGCATGGGCAACGTGACCTTCCGAATCTTGAGCAGCGCCGGAGGACACCCGGCTGCAATCATGCTGAGCGGGCCGGCCGTCACCACAACATTCCCAGACGCCGTATGTGGCATCGAGGTCGGCTCCCGGGCAAAACAACTCTGGTTTTTGCACACAACAGCCTTCCCGGACGGTTCGGACCGTCTGATCGGTCGCTACATCATCCGCTATGAAGACGGAACCTCGGAAGAGATCCCGTTGAAGTACGGCGTGAACACGATGAGCTGGCAGGACAATCGTCCCACCCTCGCCTATCAGGCCGCCTGGAAGGGACAGACGAAGTCCGGAAAGGCCATACGCCTGCGGATGCTGCCTTGGGACAATCCTCATCCGGACAAGACGATCAGCACCGTGGATTTCTTAGGCGAAAGAGGAACTCAGGCGTCGCCCGTGCTGCTGGCCATCACGGCAATACGGTGAAAGAATGAGCCGCATTGGATTCGAACCAATGACCCTCTCCTTAAAAGGGAGATGCTCTACCCCTGAGCTAGCGGCCCATCCGTGAGTATTATAGGGAATCCACCCGGGCGACGGCAATTCCAGCCGGTCCGAATGGACAGGTTTGTTGCGCCGTCGCCCTGCCCGCTATCTCTGGGCAGGGCGAGACTTACTCCACGATGATCGTCTGGTCCCGGCGCTCCCCGACGGAAACCGCCCAGACGGGAGTGCCGCACAACTCCTGAAGCCTGTCTATGTAGGCACGCGCATTCCTTGGAAGGTCAGCCATCCGCCGGGCTCCGTCCACCGGCTCGCTCCAGCCAGGCAGCTCTTCGTAGACCGGCCGTACCCGCTCCAGCACCTCGGTGTCCTGAGGGAACTCCGTCATCCGGGCTCCCTCAAGCTCATAGGCGACGGCCACGCGCAGCGTGGGCATTCCTGTCAGAACGTCCAGTTTGATCAGCGCCATCCTGGAACAGCTGCTCAGGCGGCATGCATACCGCACGGCCACCGCATCGAACCAGCCGCACCGGCGGGGCCGTCCGGTGGTGGTGCCGAACTCGCCGCCTTTCCGGCGTATGGCCTCGCCCTGATCTCCGTGGAGCTCCGTCATAAAGACGCCCTCTCCGACGCGAGTGGTGTAGACCTTGGCTACGCCGACGATATCCGTAATATCGCGCGGTCCCAGCCCGGTTCCCACCGTGGCGCCTCCCGCAATGGGATGGGACGAGGTCACATAGGGATATGTCCCGTGATCAATGTCCAGTAGCGAGCCGTGCGCGCCCTCCAGCAGCAGGTTCCGTCCCTCGTCCACCGCCTTCATCAGCATCTGAGAGGTCTCCGTGACCATCGGACGGATGACGTCGGCGTAGGACGAATACTCCTCCAGAATCTCCGAAGCGGAAAGCGCCTCTCCCCCGAAGACCTTCGTGATGACGGCGTTCTTGTAGGGCAGAACGTCCTGGACGCGGCGCTCGAAACGCGCCGGTTCGATCAGATCGCACACCCGGATGCCCCAGCGGCCGTACTTGTCCTGATAGCACGGTCCGATACCGCGACCGGTGGTGCCGATCTTCTGTGACCCGCGGTGCGTCTCCTCAAGGCGGTCTATCAGCCGGTGCCACGGCATGATGATGTGCGCCGAATGCGAGATTGCCAGACGCGAGACATCCACCCCCCGCGACTGCAGGGAGAAGATCTCACCGGCAAGCACCGACGGGTCTATGACCACCCCGTCCGCAATGACGGCGCGCACATTGGAGTGCAGAATGCCTGCCGGCACAGTGTGGAACCTGTAGACCTGGTCTCCGACGACCACCGTATGGCCGGCGTTATTGCCTCCGTTGTATCGCACCACCGCGAAGGCGTCGGATGCCAGATAGTCTACAATCTTGCCCTTCGCCTCGTCCCCCCACTGGAGTCCGACCACCACTGTTGCGGGCATTGGTTCGGTGTCCTTTCGCAAAACAAACAGCGGCTCCCTCGGGAGCCGCGCTCGACATGCTATTGTATTCGATTCCCAGCATAATGCAAGCGAAATATTCCTCTTGCTGGTATAACCCTGTACAATGACAGGACACTGGACTCTGGATCAACTTCGCGCTCTGGTAGAGGTGGCTCGCACAGGAAGTTTTACCAGAGCAGCGGAATCTCTTGCCATCAGTCAGCCTGCCGTCAGCGTACAGATCCGCACCCTGGAACAGGCCGTGGGGCTGCAGCTGTTCGAAAGGCGGCCGCGCAACGTCGTGCTGACCGACGCCGGCCGGATTCTGGAGCGCTACGCCCGCCAGATACTCAAGATGGAGGCGGAGTTCGCTGTCGAG
The sequence above is drawn from the Armatimonadota bacterium genome and encodes:
- the purA gene encoding adenylosuccinate synthetase encodes the protein MPATVVVGLQWGDEAKGKIVDYLASDAFAVVRYNGGNNAGHTVVVGDQVYRFHTVPAGILHSNVRAVIADGVVIDPSVLAGEIFSLQSRGVDVSRLAISHSAHIIMPWHRLIDRLEETHRGSQKIGTTGRGIGPCYQDKYGRWGIRVCDLIEPARFERRVQDVLPYKNAVITKVFGGEALSASEILEEYSSYADVIRPMVTETSQMLMKAVDEGRNLLLEGAHGSLLDIDHGTYPYVTSSHPIAGGATVGTGLGPRDITDIVGVAKVYTTRVGEGVFMTELHGDQGEAIRRKGGEFGTTTGRPRRCGWFDAVAVRYACRLSSCSRMALIKLDVLTGMPTLRVAVAYELEGARMTEFPQDTEVLERVRPVYEELPGWSEPVDGARRMADLPRNARAYIDRLQELCGTPVWAVSVGERRDQTIIVE